A stretch of DNA from Diospyros lotus cultivar Yz01 chromosome 14, ASM1463336v1, whole genome shotgun sequence:
caaatgcatacataatgcatacatgtacaggtttcatatatatatgttttgcgcacctattattttacgcggagggagaaagggtaccctagagcacttggcacgggacgaggtggccatagcccggcaagttggctccatatttatgtgaggttctatgaaacttatgcacttttgcatgcattgatttatggcttgagagccagGGAAATGgatattgataatgaagtgaggcactcttgcatgtattaattgatggcttgcgagcctatgagatttgattttgatattacatttatatgcacatttgcataatagtagatggtggcatgatacatttaacttggaattgatcaagtcttaaaatGTGATACTTGTATACATCAGTGATGTTCTGGAGTACTCTCtttggtgtcaccttattcttggttcatgatcattgtttattaccctagaacttgctgagccttgtggctcacttgatcttctttgccattccaggtaaagggaaagctattattgggggtgagtccagtgggactaaggcctgaGGATAGAGGTGTAcggggacgcgtcctaacttgaagatcctgttagcattttggtgagacttgagatgaaatgagtcttattttgttagttaacattagagtctcttatctattttgtatggtcGTTGAGCCCGACTCTTGAGCTATTGGAAGTGTCATTGAACTTAAGCATGGTTTCCGCtgctaatgaatgaaatgagttgtttgtttaattgtggttgttctatatcatctctgtgatgacctcctttcgaatatcctatgctagcgggaatattcgagagtgggcacttacaattttggtatcagagcgccAGGTTAGGAAATGAGAGGAGTCTTCGTACACCTAGGTTTGGGTAGAGTTAGAATTGTGTTTAATGGTCTAGTAAGTCTAAGTTAAGATGGAGTACTAAAAGGTTGTTTGGCATGCAGGAAATGAGTGGACGACGAGGAAGGCTACCGGCCCGTGCCCGAGGCAACCGGGCCATCCCCACTCCAGTTCCTGACCCCGCTCCTGAGCCTATACCTGTTCCTACTCCTACCCCTACACCCCCACCTGCACCACCTACTCCAGCAGAGTCAGTGGCAGACTTGCGCCAAGAGGTTAGTGAGTTGAGGGGCACCATGGCCACTATGTTGAGGCACTTTGAGAATTTTATGGCGCATCAGGGCAGGCAGGGGCAAGCACCACCTGGGGGGAGGAATGAACCAGTCATGAATGAGAACATCAGTGGTCAGACTTCAAACCCGACGCCACAGGAGGTGGAGCCCCAAGGGATGGGTGATAACACTGGAAGCCAGTTGGTGAGGAACTTCATGGCACTGAGACCTTCAGAGTTCCATGGAGGGACCAACGCTTTGGCGGCAGAGGAGTGGATGATGGCAATGGAGAAGCACCTCAGGACGATAGGGTGCAGTGACACCCAGAGGGTACAGTTGGCTACATATCTGTTTCGAGGAGGGGCCGAGAGGTGGTGGGAGACCGTTCGACAGAGGTTTGTGGGCAGGGGGCCGACATGGGCGGAGTTCAGAGAGCTCTTCAACACCAATTACTTTCCAGCTTGGGTGCGAGATCAAAAGACATATGAGTTTATTGAGCTGACACAGGGTAATAGGATAGTGGCACAGTATGAGGAGGAGTTCACCTCTTTGGCACGATTCGCTCCTGAGTTAGTATGTACAGAGGAAAAGAAGGCAGCCAAATTCCAGAGGGGGCTACGAGTGGATATCAGATTTCACCTAGCTGGTGCACAGGTCACAGATTATGCTACACTGGTGCAGAGGGCATATATCATAGAGAAGGAAAGGAGTGAGCTAAGGGCAGTTCAAGCAGCCGCTAGGGGATCAGGTTCAGCTCGGGGGCAAGGTAATGACAGGAAAAGAAAGGGAGCACCGGGGTTTTCTGGTAATGTAACCGACATTCCTCCCTGCACAACTTGTGGAAAGAGACATCGGGGCGCATGTAAGGCATGCTATGGTTGCGGGCAGTTGGGGCACTTGAGGAACGATTGCCCACAGAAGACGGGTATAGCAGGCAATAGGGAGGTGACTTGTTATCGATGTGGGAAGAAGGGGCATACGTCTAATGTTTGCAGACAGCCGCCACAGCAAGGGGGACAAAGGTATGGGAACCAAGGCAACAAGATGGGGCAAAGGCAACCAGTGTCGAGACTTCAGGGGACAGCACCCCCATTGGCACTGCCACCAGGACAGGGCACCACATACGCTAGTCGACCCCACACCCAAGGACAGGCATTCGCTTTGACGTCAGCAGAGGcagagaagggaaaggaaacTGTGCAAGGTATTCTCTCCCTATATGACATTGATATGCGTGTTTTGTTTGACACGGGGTCTACACATTCATTTGTTGCACCTAGGATCGTGTGCCATATTCCATTTTGTAGTACATTACTGCCTTATTATTTGATCGTGTCTACACCGGGAGGAGTCGAGTTAGTGGGGAGTGAAGTCTATAGAGACTGTAAGATCATGGTGCATGATAAGGAGTTGCCCGGGGATTTGATAATCCTAGATATACatgattttgatcttattttgggcATGGACTGGTTATCCCGACATTATGCCAAAGTGGATTGTAGATGTAAGGTTATCCACTTTGAGTCACCCCAGTAGCCAGTTATATCATATCAAGGTATTAAACCGATCAGTTCCACTCCTATGATATCAGTGATGAAGGCTGAAAAAATGATGCGGCATGGATGTGAAGCGTATTTAGCTTTTGTGACCACGGGTAAGGAAAACAATACAGAACTGTCAGACATTCCAGTAGTCCATGAGTTTCCTGATGTATTCCCTAATGAGTTGCCAGGGTTGCCGCCACCGAGGGAGGTAGAGTTTTCCATAGAGTTGATGCCAGGAACTCAACCagttttgtaacgacccgttagagggcctagtatttatttagaattagttaattaattattgaagcgattaattaagaggatttgccatttaattatttaatgtggcaatttagagatttaattgagaaaatagcatttaattacatttaattattgtgaaaattaaatgcaaggacgtgttggtcatttacggattggatgttaatattcaattagtaaatagaattattttgattaagggattaattaatcccagccgtgaggaggattcggattgaaagactcctagttatattaggagagagagatggcgttagggtttctcttaagcatatgtatatatataatagtcattagccatgttgtcttcgccgtgtgaagaacaatagaaggaagaagaagcttcaacaacgaattaaaggctttgcgttggaggcttctgttagatcattggatcgatcagagagtttgaaaggcaagttcttctccgtgtaaacctttcttacaggatcgtatttagcattcgatcatcaatTTCAGCAACTCtttgtttaagtttcagatttatgttacagtcagtgtatatatatatatataggcacgagcagtgagttcaagctttccatagaaggctctcgggagattattgagtcaattaagaagatcataaggcaagtatcctttccctgtaatcctttcttacaggccttgattgagttggatatcagatttccataattgaatcagttccagtgcatgtatattcatatatgtgcgttacagtgagttatttcagttcagtgcatgtttatatatgtatttacatgcgtacagtgagtaccagccagttcatgtatatattccttgcaatgtttacattagttatgatcagtaaatcatccctcaagttgtttatatatcaattgggattgttctcccaatatttcttttggaatggtgtagtgaagctaagttttgattcaagttttgatctttgttatcgtaagctgtatatctgataagaatccagtcattcgaataagccttgagtcattcgaatgaatttcaaagcatccgaataagtttcagtgttatcgtaatgttttttcttgtaatgtatcagtcatttgaatgagtgccttgtcattcgaatgagtcctgagatatcgtatcattcgtatgaatttttgaggttttttgactgtcattcgaatgagccttgttgtcattcgaatgagcccttgaagatgtgagtaagttgttgctttgtatagcttagcattcgaatgagccttcttgtcattcgaatgaccttcaaattgattcgaataaggttactgttgcattcgaatgagtcgagttttgccagttcaaaagttgaaaattttcaaaattcattcgaatgaatttgagagtcattcgaatgagtcccagatcagatccgaatagccttgaaatatcatcagtcattcgaatgagccttctgtcattcgaatgagtctctgtcattcgaatgagttttctgccattcgaatgagcttgctgaaatccatttttttcattcgaatgagctatttttcattcaaatttcctccttagactttctcaatcatccaaatagtatcaaatggcatccaaatagcttccaataaattcttgattcaagtattaaatttaatataaatattcaattattcaactattgaatttttatgccaagatatgactaaatccaatatgccatgcctatacttagaaatttcagaatatttgaatctcaatatttctagtaaaaatcatataccatgtttagcagttcattatgacatggtcaacattattttgtgagattatgtgcatacacattgtatgagcattgagcatgacttatgtggagcattacatatcgtgtgctagcatttatatgagcattgcattatacGCGCCAGGCAGCTTgcccgcggggatcccactagtatcagtacaattatatctcagttatgagttgctcgcctgatgtcaaccagggagctaggggcatattgcccaaagtatgtgcttacagtttttatgtttgcaggactcagatcagtcaggtatgtgttacagttatgtgggcctatgggccaaagttgcatacctacatttTAGTTTACaacttatgtgcattacatcttataaatgccatccaatgattattatatctctcagtacaagttcagtaagtatttttatcagtatcgatattcttcgattcagcttcagttattctttccagtttattacttgctgagctttgtaactcaccttgtactcttcaccattccaggtcctagtgggggagcaccagatgtggggcctagcagcagtgtccagtagtgtgtgtacgtggagccgctcaagaccaaagatgtctgggagttattagttattagttgttagttagtgcttgatcagtttagattaattttaatttccagtttagggaatttcccttagatgcaattatgatttcagtttttgttgactcagagtcttattacagttaattgacatttacagtattggtatcagaattcagttatcagttggtttattttattatccccagtaacacctcttctcgggcagttctaggagagggggtgttacaagttTCCAAGGCACCTTACAGAATGGCCCCGaatgaattgaaagaattaaaagTGCAACTTGAGGAGTTGATTGAGAAAGGATTTGTCTGCCCGAGTGCTTCCCCTTGGGGCGCTCCGGTCTTgtttgtgaggaagaaggatGGGTCCATGAGGTTATGCGTAGACTATCGCCAGTTGAACCAGGCGACATTGAAGAATAAGTACCCTCTTCCTCGAGTTGATGATTTGTTGGACCAGCTACATGGAGCCTCAGTCTTTTCAAAGATTGATTTGAAGTCGGGGTATCACCAAGTAAGGGTCAGAGAAGGAGACattcagaagactgcttttCGTACTAGGTACGGccactacgagtttgtggtcattTCATTTGGATTGACGAATGCTCCAGCCGtctttatggatttgatgaataggGTTTTCAGGGAGTACTTGGATTGTTTCGTTATTGTGTTCATCGATGACATTCTCATCTACTCCCCGAGCCGGGATGAGCATGAGAACCATCTCAGGTTGGCCTTGCAAAGGCTTAGGGAAAAGcaattatatgccaagttcagtaagtgtgaCTTCTGGCAACGACAGGTGGGATTCTTAGGGCATGTAGTATCCGGCGAGGGCATTTCAGTAGATCCCGAGAAGGTGAAGGCAGTGATGGATTGGCTAAGACCAACCTCAGTGACGGGCATCCGAAGTTTCTTGGGACTGGCTGGTTattacaggagatttattgaGGGTTTCTCCCGACTGTCCCTGCCTATGACGAAGTTGACTCGAAAGGGAGTCAAGTACGAGTGGAACGAGGCATGTGATCATTGCTTTGAGGAATTAAAGAAGAGATTGACGACAGCACCGGTGTTGGCTATTCCCAGGAGTGGGGAGAAGTTTACCATCTTCAGTGATGCGTCGCACTCTGGCCTTGGGTGTGTGTTAATGCAAGATGGGCGAGTAAATGCTTATGCCTCGAGACAGTTGAAGAAGCATGAGATGAATTACCCCACACACGATTTGGAATTGGCAGCCGTGGTATTTGCACTTAAGATATGGAGGCATTATCTCTACGGGGAGAAGGTGGAAATTTATACCGACCACAAAAGCCTAAAGTACCTTTTCTCACAAAAagagttgaatatgaggcagCGTAGATGGATGGAACTACTGAAAgactatgattgtgagattttatACCATCCGGGAAAGACCAATGTAGTAGCGGATGCTTTGAGCCGCCGAGGAGCTTATATAGCAGCTATAATGGTCCATGAATGGATGCTATTGAGACAGATGGGGGAGATGTCCATTTCTGGACCCGAGGAGAGACCTACAGTGTATTGTTCGTACCTGAGGGTACAACCAGATTTGATGGAGCAGATTAGGATACAACAATCTTGTGATGTGAAGCTGGCCCAGATTCTGGCAGATGTGGAAAAGTTTTCCCTAATGGGTTTCAGTCAGAAAGGCGACGGGATGTTACTATTCCAGGATCGGGTCTGTGTACCTGATGATGCCGGGATTAGGAAGGAAATTCTAGCGGAGGCACATAAGTCTCGTTATACCATTCACCTCGGcacgacgaagatgtatcaagGTTTACGGCGacagttttggtgggatggaCTGAAGAGAGATGTGTCCAAGTACGTATCCTAGTGTGTAGTGTGTCAACAGGTTAAagcagaacatcagaaaccGGCAGGTCTTCTACAACCGTTGcccattccagagtggaagtgggacaACATATCCATGGACTTCGTGTCAGGACTGCCGAGGACGACAAAGGGGTTTGATGCGGTATGGGTGATAGTAgaccgtttgactaaatcagcccattttctatcgattaagaagacttaccctTTGAGTCGTTTGGCTAAGATGTACATTGAGGAGATACTGAGATTACATGGGGTCCCATCTAGTATTGTGTCAGATAGGGATCCCCGTTTTACTTCGCATTTTTGGGGAGCATTACAAGATGCCTTGGGGACAAGGTTAAAGTTCAGTACCGCTTTTCACCCACAGACGGATGGGCAGACAGAAAGGACTATACGGAGGTtagaggacatgttgagggcatgtgtgTTAGACTTTCATGGCAGTTGGGATGACCATCTGCCACTagtggaatttgcctacaataatagccATCATTCTAGTATTGGTATGCCACCTTATGAGGCGCTTTATGGCAGGCCGTGTAGATCACCTATTTGTTGGGAAGAGGTAGGAGACCGAGCATTAATGGGACCAGAAATTGTTGAGCAAACGACGGAAAAGATTCGGATTATCCGGGCAAGAATGAAGGCAGCACAAGATCGACAAAAGAGTTATGCAGATAATAGACGGTGGGATTTAGAGTTCTCTGTTGGGGATCATGTGTGGTTGAGAGTGATGCCCATGAAGGGCGTACGTAGATTTGGTGTGtcggggaagcttagtccccgttacattggACCTTTTGAGATCCTAGAGCGAGTTGGCTCTTTGGCCTATAGGTTGGCCTTACCACCACAGTTATCTGGTGTGCATAACGTATTCCATGtgtcgatgttgaggaagtacgTGCTGGACCCCCAGCATGTCATCGATTATCAGGTTATAGAAGTTGGGGAAGATGCCACATATGAGGAAAGACCTATCGCTATTTTGGAACGGAAAGAGAAGGTGCTGCGGAACCGATCGATTCCTTTTGTGAAAGTTCAGTGGCAGCGTCATTCTTCAGACGAGGCTACTTGGGAACGTGAGGATGAGATGAGATGTCTTTTCCCCCAGCTTTTTGAAtgaccaggtacgaatttggggaccaaattctttaaagggggggagaaattgtaacgaccctaaagtgggtctaggtgttttaatacttgacgTCAGTGTTTCGCAATTAGAATGttggactaaatatttttattaatgcttaATGTTAATTTCCTTGGTGGCACAGAAATCatttagattacataattttattctatagtgcatggaatcagaaatttaagtgaaagggcctcaattaaatagttaatgagatgtctaacccaagtagtgaattaagcctggtgggcttggaatatatgtatatgggatatatgtgatttgggctcaggcccatggtgagaaattatttggaaataatgggcttgatggtgtaataagaaaatggggaaaagaaaataaattaagtagcatttgtcactcaagcccctggatattttttgtttgtaatatgaaaagagGGTTATTTCAGTAAATTTTGGAGCTGGCGTGCAGACCTGTGCGCGCTCCTTTTTCCCAGCAGCCTCTGTgcacaaatatcctatttcagtgCAAGGTGTATCCCTTCTTTTTGAATGCACTGTTCCATTGCTTATTTAAGTCCATCTccgtgctcttcttcttcttcaccctctCCATCCTATTCCATCACTTCTGTTTGCTGCTACTGTTTGCTTCATGTGCGCGGGTGGAACTCTCTCTGATTTCATTCTcaacaggcaagttctcttacccatttttattccaaCGCAACCACGTTATCTTTCAGTGCGAGCTCCCTCTTGGATATATTCTATATTGAAATGCAAGTTTCCTTGATTTGCAAACTGTTGCTTATTGTGTCACCTCGTTGTTAGTGTTTTCCACTGTgtctattttgtttataaagttcctagttgctgtgaagtccatttgatgtctcaagctgggtttgattcaccctaataTTTGTTCAGCGAATGGCTTTCCTTCTTACTTACAGCTGGGTTTTTGTTTAGCTCGTTGCTCCCTGTTcaggcatttatatatgtacatgttgcatcacTTTTGGAAGCTCTCACCCATAGCTGAATGTAGAGTGCTAAGTCACCattaaatgatttcattaaggtatttggagcaaacagcaaaagcctcaactgaaaatatatgtaaactgtttgcctatatatatgagacccacttgtgaatacttatattcaatatgcgtaacgagctgataccccccacacagagatttgaaaagcttattaaagcatgccctgcctagctaatccacaatatattatgcttaaacagtcattcgaatgcccctgttctgttctgttttgttcggcaaacccagttatatatatttacacgttcagcttcattgatgttctagcgagctcgttccagttctttccgcgagctcgttccagctctttgccgcgagctcacacctataagctccctggccgcttaatcgcgagctcatctgtcaagctcttggccgcgagctcttgccgcgcGCCTGACCACAAGCTcttccagcgagctcttgctcaaccccttgaccgcgagctcgttcgcttgtccttcccGCGA
This window harbors:
- the LOC127790970 gene encoding uncharacterized protein LOC127790970, which translates into the protein MSGRRGRLPARARGNRAIPTPVPDPAPEPIPVPTPTPTPPPAPPTPAESVADLRQEVSELRGTMATMLRHFENFMAHQGRQGQAPPGGRNEPVMNENISGQTSNPTPQEVEPQGMGDNTGSQLVRNFMALRPSEFHGGTNALAAEEWMMAMEKHLRTIGCSDTQRVQLATYLFRGGAERWWETVRQRFVGRGPTWAEFRELFNTNYFPAWVRDQKTYEFIELTQGNRIVAQYEEEFTSLARFAPELVCTEEKKAAKFQRGLRVDIRFHLAGAQVTDYATLVQRAYIIEKERSELRAVQAAARGSGSARGQGNDRKRKGAPGFSGNVTDIPPCTTCGKRHRGACKACYGCGQLGHLRNDCPQKTGIAGNREVTCYRCGKKGHTSNVCRQPPQQGGQRYGNQGNKMGQRQPVSRLQGTAPPLALPPGQGTTYASRPHTQGQAFALTSAEAEKGKETVQGILSLYDIDMRVLFDTGSTHSFVAPRIVCHIPFCSTLLPYYLIVSTPGGVELVGSEVYRDCKIMVHDKELPGDLIILDIHDFDLILGMDCSTPMISVMKAEKMMRHGCEAYLAFVTTGKENNTELSDIPVVHEFPDVFPNELPGLPPPREVEFSIELMPGTQPVL